The DNA region AAGGGTGATGTTATCGAGGCGGAAATAGAAAAACTTGTAGAAAGCGATAGGCGCTTGTTGCAAAGCAAGAATTATGAGGTGTTTCTGGCTCCGGCGAACGAAATACCGTTTACCTTACAGGAAATTGGCCGCCAACGTGAAATTACTTTTCGTGAAATCGGTGAAGGAACTAATAATTCCATAGATATAGATGAGTTTGATTCATACTATCATCATATGTTTTTATGGGACAATGAGGCAAAGGTAATTGCGGGTGCATACCGTATGGGTCTTGGGTCTGAAATTTTTGCCAAACATGGTATTGATGGGTTCTATCTTCAAGATCTATTTCGTTTTGAACCTGAGCTTTTTGGTATGATGAGCCAGTCCATTGAAATGGGAAGGGCCTACATAGTAAAGGAGTATCAACTTAAGCCAATGCCGCTATTCTTACTGTGGAAAGGTATTGTACATACCACCTTACGGCATCCTGAACATAAATACTTGATCGGAGGCGTGAGCATCAGCAACCAGTTTTCTAACTTTTCTAAGTCTTTGATGATCGAATTTATGAAAAGTAACTATTGGGATCCTTATGTGGCGCAATATGTGCGACCTAAAAAGGAATTTAAAGTAAAGTTGAAGGATGCCGATAAAGAGTTTGTTTTTGACGAAACTCAAGCCGATTTGAACAAATTTGATAGGTTGATAGATGAAGTGGAACCAGGAAACCTTCGTTTGCCGGTTTTAATTAAAAAGTACATCAAGCAAAATGCAAAGGTGGTTGCTTTTAATGTTGACCCTTTGTTCAATAATGCTATAGATGGCTTAATGTATATAAAGATTGCCGATTTGCCCGAAAGCACGGTTAAACCTGTAATGGAAGAGTTTCAGGCAGAATTGGAACGTAAATTTATGGAGTCCCAACAAAATGTTTAGAAGGGTTTCTAGTTAGTCTATACCTACTACTTTGCTTCTTCTTTCAAACAATACATTGTCTTTCCAAACGCCATCTCTTTTGCCTATACGCTCCCGTTTTCCTATGCGTCTGAAGCCCATTTTTTCATGAAGTTTAATACTTCCTATATTTTCAGGAAACACACCGGATTGTAAGGTCCATATTCCGTTTTCTTCACTCTGTGCAATTAAGGCTTGCATAAGTACGGAGCCAACGCCCTTTCCTCTGGCTTCCTTAGAAATATAGACGCTAACTTCGCCCACACCACCGTATACACATCTGCTAGATACCGGAGAAAGTGCGGCCCAACCTAAGCATTGGTCTTCTTCAAAAGCCACTATTCTGCAATTTGCAATGTGGGAACTGTTCCAGGCCTCGTAAGAAGGAGGTTGGTTCTCAAATGTGGCGTAACCAGTTGCCATGCCATCGGCATATATTTTTGAAACGGAAGGCCAATCTTCTGGCAACATGGGTCTTAGTTCTACATGTTCCATGGCTAAGATTTAAAATTATGGGATTATAAACTTTTGAACCAATCCTGAAAATATTCGCCCACTAGCACAGTTGGATTCATGTTGTTGCTAGCGGCATTAATAAGGCTCATGATTATTAATACAAGGCCTATTATAGCTGCAAAGCATCCTACAATGGGGATAATTCCTAAAACAATGGTCAGTAGCCAAATGCCCAGCGTCTGACGGATGTAAAAGCTACCGAATTCTGTTCGGTTTTGAGAATTCATTATTAGGGCTACGATCCAACCGATTACTGTAATATGGGCAATAATCGCTACAATCTTACCATTGTCGGGATTATTTGGGTCAAAGGTTTGTTTTACTTCTTCTTGAAAGTCGTTCGCCGCTTTTTTTGCATTTTCCGAGAAATCTTTTCCTTCTTCTGACATGGTATGTGGGTTTGGTGGTTACGGTGTCTTAAATATAACTATATTTTCTAATTACAGGAACGCTTTGTCTAT from Zobellia alginiliquefaciens includes:
- a CDS encoding lysophospholipid acyltransferase family protein; amino-acid sequence: MGLVTAKEVAKATNLDKYGVFGTFSAWVLLRVTKISNMNRRYDKMSHLDGPDFLDAVLEEYEIDYEIPEEDLKRLPKEGAYITVSNHPLGGMDGIVLLKLMLRHRSDYKVMANFLLQRFKPLAQYIFPVNPFEDRKDAKSSMAGFKNAMLHLRGGHPVGIFPAGEVSTKKEGKIAVDKPWEETAIKLIRKAEVPVVPIYFHAKNSKLFYRLAKISGVFRTAKLPSEVYSQRNRPIKIRIGQPISVATQKEHKTLEEYTELLRRKTYILANAYEKERLIDQIPTSLKLPKQPRKIVQAVKGDVIEAEIEKLVESDRRLLQSKNYEVFLAPANEIPFTLQEIGRQREITFREIGEGTNNSIDIDEFDSYYHHMFLWDNEAKVIAGAYRMGLGSEIFAKHGIDGFYLQDLFRFEPELFGMMSQSIEMGRAYIVKEYQLKPMPLFLLWKGIVHTTLRHPEHKYLIGGVSISNQFSNFSKSLMIEFMKSNYWDPYVAQYVRPKKEFKVKLKDADKEFVFDETQADLNKFDRLIDEVEPGNLRLPVLIKKYIKQNAKVVAFNVDPLFNNAIDGLMYIKIADLPESTVKPVMEEFQAELERKFMESQQNV
- a CDS encoding GNAT family N-acetyltransferase, which produces MEHVELRPMLPEDWPSVSKIYADGMATGYATFENQPPSYEAWNSSHIANCRIVAFEEDQCLGWAALSPVSSRCVYGGVGEVSVYISKEARGKGVGSVLMQALIAQSEENGIWTLQSGVFPENIGSIKLHEKMGFRRIGKRERIGKRDGVWKDNVLFERRSKVVGID
- a CDS encoding YtxH domain-containing protein, coding for MSEEGKDFSENAKKAANDFQEEVKQTFDPNNPDNGKIVAIIAHITVIGWIVALIMNSQNRTEFGSFYIRQTLGIWLLTIVLGIIPIVGCFAAIIGLVLIIMSLINAASNNMNPTVLVGEYFQDWFKSL